TACACAAGGTAGTATTTGACGACAGGCCCAAGCTGACCGGTGTCGTGGGCCTGCACGGGGCACACGGGCCGCGCGACCATCTCGCCAGCATGTCCGCGCTGGCCGCGCACCACCCACTGATTCCACTTAAAAACTCACAGGCCTTGCTGGCTCTCTCTTCCGACCCCTTCACGGGATTAACAGCTGTCGGGTCGATGGGAACGCCATCGCATTTAGAATACGCTGCTTACAATCCTCGCGACGTAACCCATGATCACATATTTCACGATCATGGCGAGATTACATCAGATATTGATGTAATAAAAGACAGCCTGGGTTCTCCTCCCAAGGGCTCTTACAATAGCCAGGGTTTACGAATCAGCGGAAGTGCCCCTAAACGCCACAAATATGGGACACAAAAGTACTCTAAGCCAACTAAACCGTCCGCATCGACTGACTTTTCATATTATGAAGGTATCTATTCGCCCCATAGTCGTCCAAAGAAGGCGCCGAAACCTACACCGACAACGCCAACGTCACATTACGAATCTTCATCGGAAGTGAACTATGATGATTACAGGCGGATTCCATCTTTTAAAGTTAAAGACAAGTCTAAACTGAAAAGTCGTTATGTAACGCCGAACCCATACTACGGCGACGACAAGCTCGCAGACTACCGGCTGCAGCAGGCCAGTGTGCCGGCGCCTTTCTCTTTGTCCAACACCGTCGTGCATGACTACAAGCCGACGTCCTACGACTCCTCAGCATCCGCGCAGACACAAACTGGCTTTACGAATTTCAAAGATCCGTTTGTTGATTTCAAAGGCTACTCTAATAACTTTGATTACGACACATATGCCTCTCCTTCAAACACTCAAGCGACAGAAAACAAAGACAGGGAGGCTGCacgaaacataaaaaaaaataaaaacaagtcgATATCGACCCAAAATATTAGTTTTGGAGGACACACTCAACATCAATCCGTCCTAGACCATCTAGAAGATCCGAACTCATCTGGGTCGGGTGTAACTCTAGAGGACGATACGCCTACATCTGCGGAAATAAATGCAGCATTCGATAATTTTAAATCGACAGATATACCAACGGCGTACACTATAAAAGAAACTTCACCAGTACACCAATATTACTCGGCAATGGCTATCAAAGCGCTGCACGGTGACGCTATGTCGGCTCCGGCTGCCTCTAACGACAACTTCCAGTACGCCGAGCCCCCCACCCCGTCCACGACTTCTCAGCCATCGTCGGTGGCCACAACCACAGGTCCTACGCTTCGCTTTTACAGGATACAAAGCACAGATACGGCGGCCACGCCTACAACAGACCACCATCCTGGAACGAAGCAAAGCATACGCAGTCGTGAGAAAAAAAGACTACAAAGTGTCGCAGCAACAAAAACTGAACCTTCGCATAGGTTTTCAGTGTTAAAGGAGTTTACATCAACGGGCAAGAGTTCTGGCAGGTCGGTGCTCCCGACGTCGCTCAGACATCTCCACAGATTCACGAACGAGCACCCGACGGACTCATCCACCGTCAGAGGGAAGCTCAAATATGGTGATAAAATATGAACAATCCTGAACTTTAGTGCTAATGTTAGGTTATTACATTATCCGTGATCTTAGTCTACGTTTAAAACACAGGGAAGACCGCGAGTGCGTTGTTTGATACACAACTGTTGCTAAGTgaatacttatattttaaattgtttcatAAGTAGCCGTAATAATCATACTcgattattatttatgtaaatagaAGCGATAACGGAATTCATTCATGCATTTTACGAATCTTAGACGACGTTGATTACAAAACGTATATTAATACACATGAAGAAGTTTTATAATTACAAAATTCATAAATTACTACTTGACAAGTAATTTTATTCCACTATTACCTAATATCAGCTCTAGATGATTGTGTATGATCTGAATTATGCTGATTACTTTTAGATCATATTTAAGCTTTCTTGCGGACTgtacattttttcaatattttttttgcacatttccCAGAGACCGTTTTTTTTAGCTATCTCGTTGGGGTTTCCGGATGATGTTGCATATTTTACTATAGACTTCCTACACGACTATTATGCCACATCATGATTTATTAATCACTTTCCTCGGGCTGATAGCGCTGTATCGTATCTTATACAGAAGGTCCTGGCCTGGCCACATGTCAGGCCGTGAAATGTAGAGGGGGTTTTCTGCATGAGGATTTCTGAGGCGCCGCGTCGTTTCACTGTGACGAGTGCTGACGACACGTGCCGTGGACGTAGCCAGGTCCAAAGAGTACCGAAAAGTAGCGCTATTTGGCCAAAACAATGTTTCAACACCGTTATAATTACACCATTTTTCATTTTTGCTTAATATcgtatatgtaagtacctacagtaagtatgtacctaataagTTCTAAGGTAGGTAACTGATGTTTACCATTTACTTGTACTTACAGTAATCAAAACCAAGCTACAGGTAAAAAGTTGAAAATACCAAATTTGAGAATGTCACGATAAACGCCAAATTTAATGTCACGATAACGTGGAAGTGTGCAGCTGATTAATCTTGAAACGCGTTTAAAAACCATCTTTTTGTCAACACCCGGCATCCATCTTGGCTATTTGTAAagaccagtgccctgtttatcaaaagcttgcaacttgtaatacaagtggaagttcctttctaacaaaagctgtcaaaaagggacttccacttgtattacaagtcacaagcttttgataaatagGGCACAGGGCtcctttctcaaaagcttgtaaattgtaatacaagcggatgtcactttttgacagcttttgttagaaacgaAGTCCCTtacattacaagttacaagcttttaagaaacgggcCTCTGCCCTAAAAACGTAAAGCAACATTTCGTTATctacctctctatcgctcttgcatattctagCGATAGGAGCCACAAAGAAAATTCGGTTTTCGTTTATCGCAGCTGATAAATAAACCATGTTTCTTTTCTTATCTGTATTCGCGTTtgaggacacttttttttaatttagaacgctcaaatatcaccataaaactaaaatttgtgattaaattggagatgccaatttcttttctgatcccgtctggactccacttcaATCGCAATTTTTTAACCTGTTTATCACTTTGCCcaatcaaaacaaaataataataataataataattcagcctttatacgtcccactgctgggcacaggcctcctctcatgcgcgagagggcttgggctatagtccccacgctagcccaatgcggattggggacttcacatacacctttgaatttcttcgcagatgtatgcaggtttcctcacgatgttttccttcacaaaacaaaataacaagataattttaaaacacataaatattatgtgtgtaaatgcacgaaatatatatagctgttcaagcaaatcttgtcagtaaaaaaaggcgtgaaattcaaattttctatgggaagatatcccttcgcgcctacatttttcaaatttgccgcctttttctaatggcaagatctgcttgaccaagtatagatactTAACTCACCACCGTACATAATAATCAACCggtttacatatttaaaaaaaattctgtCAGCCTGGTCAACGTCATTGTTTGGGTCACCACTGACACCAGCATCAACCACAAGTAACTACATAATTTAgttatgtaattattatttaacagttaattaggtaggtacctacaataagtTTCGGCTAAATTCTCGTAGTTGCATGTTGCATTAGTGATTCGTTataacacacacaaacacactcaCAAACTATGCTCACAAATACATATCGACCAGgcggccgatttttgaatttcgatcgttcgatttcgtcactcgaaaatcggtggcaaacggcgaaatgctaatttttgaaatacaagtGATAGAGA
This genomic window from Cydia amplana chromosome Z, ilCydAmpl1.1, whole genome shotgun sequence contains:
- the LOC134661030 gene encoding uncharacterized protein LOC134661030 encodes the protein MDWWKLFAVLVIAVACVHVSADGPKKKIRIHLPQKVKHIHHHKKIYITQHPAQSQYAPAYLPNAEGAVAVPTNVALPSVASIVPLDSEELFEESHNRLPGVAAAASKLLPLYRARGYYGPNHSEVEEQDYDLDPPPEPEDSYLPSAFSAPAATAASAPKRVKVLKVNESPRKKVKKVKPKRIITVRNRPQPEEEHPVSSFHEQFYSDVAGSGTIKKIRKPQRVEKIIDGDTEHIHTYSEEHIHKVVFDDRPKLTGVVGLHGAHGPRDHLASMSALAAHHPLIPLKNSQALLALSSDPFTGLTAVGSMGTPSHLEYAAYNPRDVTHDHIFHDHGEITSDIDVIKDSLGSPPKGSYNSQGLRISGSAPKRHKYGTQKYSKPTKPSASTDFSYYEGIYSPHSRPKKAPKPTPTTPTSHYESSSEVNYDDYRRIPSFKVKDKSKLKSRYVTPNPYYGDDKLADYRLQQASVPAPFSLSNTVVHDYKPTSYDSSASAQTQTGFTNFKDPFVDFKGYSNNFDYDTYASPSNTQATENKDREAARNIKKNKNKSISTQNISFGGHTQHQSVLDHLEDPNSSGSGVTLEDDTPTSAEINAAFDNFKSTDIPTAYTIKETSPVHQYYSAMAIKALHGDAMSAPAASNDNFQYAEPPTPSTTSQPSSVATTTGPTLRFYRIQSTDTAATPTTDHHPGTKQSIRSREKKRLQSVAATKTEPSHRFSVLKEFTSTGKSSGRSVLPTSLRHLHRFTNEHPTDSSTVRGKLKYGDKI